A window from Primulina huaijiensis isolate GDHJ02 chromosome 11, ASM1229523v2, whole genome shotgun sequence encodes these proteins:
- the LOC140987573 gene encoding G-type lectin S-receptor-like serine/threonine-protein kinase At4g27290, whose protein sequence is MITRWNKCYMSIHFITTIISLLSVPRMLQAADILSPAQVLRDGDTMISSGGDFVLGFFSPGNSKNRYVGIWYNKIKGQTVVWVANRETPLTNTSGTFKLIERGFLAIIDGSNSVVWSTNSSKTVQNPVAQLLDTGNLVVKDSDYSDPENFLWQSFEHPTDHLLPGMKLGWNFMTRREVYLSSWKSYDDPSTGDNTIHCDPSGYPQLTIKKGDALQMRTGPWNGVGFSGVPNGRKNTIYTFEVVMNDNEIYYHYELLNHSVISRYTLNESGVGQRWTWVDDTQGWVIYLTSPIDSCDTYGFCGVHGSCNIVNSPPCGCLDRFTPKDPIGWGRTDWSQGCVRRTPLNCSKGDAFLKYSGLKLPDTRGSMFNVSINLEECGAFCLKNCSCTAYASLDIRKGGSGCLLWFGELVDIREESPGEDIYIRVAFSEMGKDSKGMKLKLILAMVAVGGIILLGLSLLLYFKKRKKLDQLGGRTRSVSLKNRKDECHDTEIELPMFDLNSLTKATDNFSFQNKIGEGGFGPVYKGLLEGGKEIAVKCLSQTSMQGVDEFKNEVTCIVKLQHRNLVRLLGCCTQGEENMLVYEYMTNKSLDLILFDPLKSSVLDWPKRFHIINGIARGLMYLHQDSCLRIIHRDLKASNILLDSDMNPKISDFGLARIFGGNETGVNTNRVVGTYGYMSPEYMIDGIFSVKSDVFSFGVLVLEIVSGKKNRGFFHRDHQLNLLGHAWMLYKEGRPLELMGSHPRISLCLSKILRSIHIGLLCVQQYPEDRPSMSSVVLMLGNEGALPVAKQPGFFTERDVLKPEFSVSSNVASSANEVSITLLDPR, encoded by the exons ATGATTACCAGATGGAACAAATGCTATATGTCCATTCATTTTATAACAACAATAATCTCCTTGCTTTCCGTGCCGAGAATGCTCCAGGCAGCGGACATTTTGAGTCCTGCTCAGGTTCTGAGAGATGGTGATACGATGATTTCATCTGGTGGAGACTTCGTACTGGGATTTTTCTCTCCTGGAAACTCCAAGAATCGGTATGTGGGCATATGGTACAATAAAATCAAAGGACAAACTGTGGTATGGGTCGCCAACAGGGAAACTCCACTCACGAATACATCAGGCACGTTTAAACTCATCGAGAGAGGGTTTCTGGCCATTATTGATGGGTCCAACAGTGTTGTTTGGTCTACGAATTCTTCGAAAACCGTGCAGAATCCAGTGGCACAGTTGCTCGACACGGGGAACCTCGTGGTTAAAGATTCAGATTATTCCGACCCGGAGAATTTCCTTTGGCAGAGTTTTGAGCATCCCACTGATCATTTATTACCTGGGATGAAGCTCGGTTGGAACTTTATGACTCGTAGAGAGGTCTACCTCTCATCCTGGAAGAGCTACGATGATCCAAGTACAGGAGATAATACAATTCATTGCGATCCTTCTGGTTATCCGCAGCTTACAATAAAGAAGGGAGATGCTTTGCAGATGAGAACTGGACCTTGGAATGGTGTAGGCTTTAGCGGAGTACCAAATGGTCGAAAAAATACTATCTATACCTTCGAGGTAGTTATGAACGATAATGAAATTTACTATCATTATGAGCTTTTAAACCACTCGGTTATTTCAAGATATACGCTGAACGAGAGCGGTGTTGGACAAAGATGGACTTGGGTCGACGATACTCAAGGTTGGGTCATTTACCTCACGTCACCGATAGATAGTTGTGATACGTATGGTTTTTGTGGTGTGCATGGTAGTTGCAACATTGTGAATTCACCTCCCTGCGGATGTTTGGATAGATTCACGCCTAAAGATCCAATCGGGTGGGGGAGGACAGATTGGTCTCAAGGATGTGTCCGAAGGACGCCTTTGAATTGTTCAAAGGGAGATGCGTTTTTGAAGTATTCGGGTCTTAAGTTACCTGATACGCGAGGTTCTATGTTTAACGTGAGCATCAATCTTGAAGAATGTGGGGCGTTTTGTTTAAAGAATTGCTCATGTACGGCATATGCGAGTCTCGATATAAGAAAAGGGGGCAGTGGATGTCTACTGTGGTTTGGCGAGCTTGTAGATATCAGAGAGGAGTCTCCAGGAGAAGATATTTACATTAGGGTGGCTTTTTCTGAGATGGGCAAGG ATTCAAAAGGAATGAAACTCAAACTTATTTTGGCCATGGTAGCCGTAGGGGGAATAATTCTGCTAGGCCTGAGCCTGCTGCTatatttcaagaaaagaaagaagCTTGATCAGCTTGGAGGCCGGACTAGATCTGTCTCTTTGAAAAATCGTAAAGATGAATGCCATGACACAGAAATAGAGCTGCCAATGTTTGATCTCAACTCATTAACTAAAGCCACtgataatttttcatttcaaaacAAGATTGGAGAGGGTGGATTTGGACCTGTTTACaag GGCTTGCTGGAAGGTGGAAAAGAAATTGCTGTCAAATGCCTGTCTCAAACGTCGATGCAAGGAGTAGACGAGTTCAAGAATGAAGTAACCTGTATTGTGAAACTCCAGCATCGAAATCTAGTCAGGCTTCTAGGATGCTGCACTCAGGGGGAAGAGAACATGTTGGTTTATGAATACATGACCAACAAAAGCCTGGACCTGATTCTATTTG ATCCATTGAAAAGCAGTGTCCTTGATTGGCCAAAACGCTTCCACATTATAAATGGAATCGCTCGGGGCCTTATGTATCTTCATCAAGATTCTTGTCTTCGAATTATCCACAGAGACCTCAAAGCGAGCAATATATTGTTGGATTCTGATATGAATCCGAAAATATCAGACTTTGGCCTGGCTAGAATTTTTGGAGGGAATGAAACTGGAGTCAACACGAACCGCGTTGTAGGAACATA TGGCTATATGTCCCCAGAATACATGATAGATGGGATATTCTCTGTGAAATCAGACGTGTTTAGCTTTGGTGTTTTAGTACTTGAAATTGTCAGTGGCAAGAAAAACAGAGGATTTTTCCACAGAGACCATCAACTAAACCTTCTTGGACAT GCTTGGATGCTTTACAAAGAAGGAAGGCCGTTGGAATTGATGGGGTCTCATCCACGAATCTCATTGTGTCTGTCAAAAATATTGAGATCGATCCATATTGGTCTTTTATGCGTTCAACAATACCCGGAAGATCGGCCAAGCATGTCATCTGTTGTTCTGATGCTGGGAAATGAAGGGGCTTTGCCTGTAGCAAAGCAGCCTGGTTTTTTCACCGAGAGAGATGTGTTAAAACCAGAATTTTCAGTTAGCTCAAATGTAGCTAGTTCAGCAAATGAAGTGAGCATTACATTACTAGATCCTCGATGA